In a genomic window of Gouania willdenowi chromosome 11, fGouWil2.1, whole genome shotgun sequence:
- the nrm gene encoding nurim, with product MASVSLRGWSFCAASLLNFAFVFVSGADFIRFVSFRAIYHNITGETTLCQDSIPLSVALRNGSVLRCLLVDVGLLALFIVQHSVLAWTPVKQALQSVLGALNRTAYCFTTALALQILVRYWQPVTDAPCLWSVRQTPWSVWFPLLCFTLHFVCWAIICSIFIIFDYLELLGIKQVYYECLGLEDPLTYKSAPAQRLLSHLRHPVCLELAVVLWLLPALSLDRLLLAGTLSTYLALAHSLDQQDLGYLCAKLSHKMQLFAEPPQDGAIPPSDQDKAK from the exons ATGGCGTCAGTGTCTCTCCGCGGTTGGTCTTTCTGTGCTGCGTCTTTGCTCAATTTCGCATTTGTCTTCGTCTCTGGCGCTGATTTTATCCGCTTTGTGTCGTTTCGAGCCATTTACCACAATATTACCGGAGAGACGACGCTCTGCCAAG ACTCCATACCATTGTCTGTGGCTCTACGGAACGGCTCCGTGCTCCGCTGTCTTCTGGTTGACGTGGGACTGTTGGCTCTGTTCATTGTGCAGCACAGTGTGCTTGCCTGGACCCCCGTCAAACAGGCCCTCCAATCAGTGCTGGGGGCCCTAAACAGGACAGCATATTGTTTTACCACTGCACTGGCCCTTCAG ATTCTGGTGCGTTACTGGCAGCCTGTGACTGACGCCCCCTGTCTGTGGTCAGTACGTCAGACCCCCTGGAGTGTCTGGTTCCCTCTGCTGTGCTTCACGCTGCACTTTGTCTGCTGGGCCATCATCTGCAGCATCTTCATCATCTTTGATTACCTTGAATTGTTGGGTATTAAGCAG GTGTATTATGAGTGTTTGGGTTTAGAGGATCCACTGACCTACAAGTcggcccccgcccagcgcctCCTGTCCCACCTCCGTCACCCGGTGTGCCTGGAGCTGGCTGTGGTGTTGTGGCTTCTACCGGCCTTGTCCCTGGACCGGCTCCTGTTGGCAGGGACTCTGTCCACCTACCTGGCCTTGGCCCACTCGTTGGACCAGCAGGATTTAGGATACCTCTGTGCAAAGCTCAGCCACAAGATGCAGCTTTTTGCTGAACCACCACAGGATGGCGCCATTCCCCCATCTGACCAGGACAAAGCAAAGTGA